A region of Etheostoma cragini isolate CJK2018 chromosome 2, CSU_Ecrag_1.0, whole genome shotgun sequence DNA encodes the following proteins:
- the hadh gene encoding hydroxyacyl-coenzyme A dehydrogenase, mitochondrial, with protein MAFFTHQIRKGFSSSAVRNVVIKHVTIIGGGQMGAGIAQVAASTGHSVTLVDTNEDILKKAVKGIEGNLKRVVKKKFADKPEAGEEFIQKTLQNVSTSTDAGSVVQGSDLVLEAIVENLKIKQDLFGGLDKLAPIHTIFASNTSSLPISDIASSTNRLDRFGGLHFFNPVPVMKLVEVIATSATSQETFDSLLNFSKKLGKTSVSCKDTPGFIVNRLLLPYIMEVIRMYERGDGSKEDIDIAMKLGCGYPMGPFELADYVGLDTIKFIMDGWSAANPDNPVFAQSELLTKLVAEGKLGKKTGEGFYKYK; from the exons ATGGCGTTCTTCACTCACCAGATCCGCAAAGGTTTCTCGTCTTCAGCTGTCAGGAATGTCGTTATTAAGCATGTAACGATCATCGGAGGTGGGCAGATGGGTGCAGGAATAGCACAG GTTGCTGCATCAACTGGCCACTCTGTGACTCTGGTGGATACAAATGAGGACATCCTTAAAAAGGCTGTCAAAGGAATTGAAGGGAACCTTAAAAGAGTGGTCAAGAAGAAGTTTGCTGATAAGCCAGAG GCAGGGGAAGAGTTCATCCAGAAAACCCTGCAGAACGTGTCAACCTCGACAGATGCCGGATCTGTAGTTCAGGGCTCGGATCTCGTGTTGGAGGCCATTGtggaaaatcttaaaatcaaacaGGATCTCTTTGGTGGTCTTGACAAGCTGGCTCCAAT ACACACCATATTTGCCAGCAACACATCCTCCCTGCCCATCAGCGACATCGCCAGCTCTACCAACAGGCTGGACAGATTCGGCGGCCTTCACTTCTTCAACCCGGTCCCAGTGATGAAGCTTGTAGAG GTCATTGCAACCTCCGCAACAAGCCAAGAAACCTTCGATTCCCTCCTGAACTTCAGCAAAAAACTAGGAAAAACATCAGTGTCCTGCAAG GATACACCAGGATTCATTGTAAACCGCCTACTCCTTCCCTACATCATGGAGGTCATCCGGATGTATGAGAGAG GTGATGGATCCAAAGAGGACATTGATATTGCCATGAAACTTGGTTGTGGTTATCCCATGGGACCCTTTGAGCTTGCAGACTATGTAGGACTAGACACTATAAAGTTCATCATGGATG GATGGTCTGCAGCAAATCCAGACAACCCGGTCTTTGCACAGAGCGAGTTGCTGACAAAGTTGGTTGCGGAGGGCAAATTGGGCAAAAAGACAGGAGAAGGATTCTACAAGTACAAGTGA